The DNA region ACCGCTGGAAGCCCCCGAGTCCAACAGCGGTCCCCCGCCGCCGTCACGCTGGTCCCGGCGCAAGCCCGAAGCGGCCGCTCGGCTGGAGGCGGCCCGCGCCGCGCTGAGCACGGTGTCGGAACGGGTGAACGTGCCGACCGAGAACCTGCTCACGCCGGAGTTGGTGCGCCGGTTGTGCTGGGACTGGAAGCCGCCGTCGGCCGAGATCACCACGGTGATCGAGGAATTCCTGGCCGAGGGCGGCGCACGCCCCTGGCAGCGGGAACTGACGGTGCCGGTGCTGGGCGCCGCCCTGGGTGACGCGGCCCCCGAGCGCTGATCGGCGGCGGTACTCACGCTCACCGGCCGGCGCACGATGCCGTTGCTAGACTCTGTGCACGAGCAGCCGAATGCCGTCTTTGATCGGCGCCGCTCATCGCAACCGCACCGTGGACGCGAACCCTTGCGGACTTCCCATGGTTTTACCGTGGAGGCCCCATGTCACCAGCGTTTCGCCGGATCGTCTACGTCGTCAGCTACGAGTTGGTCGCCGTTGCGCTGACCACCTGGGGTCTCACCCTGCTGGGGTTCGGCGGCGGCCGATCGGGCGCGCTGGCGGTGGCGGCGTCGACGGTTGCGATGCTGTGGAACTACCTCTGGACCACCGTGTTCGAAGCGTGGGAGCATCGGCAGCACTCCCCGACCCGCACCGTGCGACGTCGGATCGTGCACGCCCTCGGCTTCGAAGGCGGGTTGGTGCTGCTGCTGTTGCCGCTGGTGTCCTGGCTGCTGAAGGTATCCCTGCTGCAGGCGTTCGGCCTGGAGATCGGCCTGCTGGCCTTCTTCCTCGGCTACACCTTCGTGTTCGCGTGGCTGTTCGACACGGTGTGGCCGCCCCGTGGGAACGCGGCCTAATCCAGCTGCTCGCTGACCTCTTCCACGCAGTTGCAGCTGCCCATCGCCGCCACCCAACCGGTGATCTGGCGGGCCACGTCCTGCGCGGTCAGGCCGATCTCGGCCAACAGTTCACCCCGCGATGCGTGGTCGTAGAAACGCTGCGGCAGCGCGACGTCGCGGCACGGCACATCGACTTCGACGTGGCGCAGTGCCGCCGACACCGCCGAGCCGACGCCGCCGGCCGCACCGTTGTCCTCGCAGGTGACCACCAGTTTGTGTGCGTCGGCCAACTCGGCCAGCACCGCGGGCACCGGCAACACCCAGCGCGGGTCGACCACGGTCACCCCGATGCCCTGATTGCGCAGCCGATCGGCCACCGCCAGCGCCATGGACGCGAAGGCACCCACCGCCACCAGCAGGACATCCTGCGACAACCCTTCGGCGGGGACCGCCAGCACGTCCACCCCCGACCGCCGCTCGATGGCGGGAATATCTTCGCCCACTTCACCTTTCGGGAAGCGCAGCGCGGTGGGACCATCCCCGACGTCCAGCGCTTCGCCGAGTTCTTCGCGCAGGCGGGCCCCGTCGCGTGGTGCGGCGACCCGCATGCCCGGCACGATCCCGAGAATGGACAGATCCCACATCCCGTTGTGGCTGGCGCCGTCGGATCCGGTGATCCCGGACCGGTCCAGGACCAGGGTGACCGGAAGCCGGTGCAGGGCGACGTCCATCATCAGCTGGTCGAAGGCACGGTTGAGGAACGTCGAGTAGACCGCCACCACCGGGTGCAGGCCGCCCATCGCCAGCCCGGCCGCCGACGTCACCGCGTGCTGTTCGGCGATCCCGACGTCGAACATCCGATCCGGGAACCGCTGGCCGAACGGCGCGAGTCCGGTCGGGCCGGGCATCGCGGCGGTGATCGCCACCACGTCGCGACGTTTGGTCCCGTAGTCGATGAGCGCGTCGGAGAACACCGACGTCCAGCCGCGCCCGGAGGATTCGGTGGCATACCCGGTCACCGGGTCGATCACGCCGCAGGCGTGCATCTGCTCGGCCTCGTCGTTCTCGGCCGGACCGTAGCCCTTGCCCTTGCGGGTGACCACATGCACGATCACCGGCCCGCCGAAGCCTCGCGCGCGGCGCAGCGCGGATTCCACCGCCGCTTCGTCGTGGCCGTCGATCGGCCCCAGGTATTTCAGGCCCAGATCGGTGAAGAGCGCCTGCGGCGCCAGTGCGTCCTTGACGCCCGCTTTGACACTGTGGATCACCTGGTAGCCCAGTTCGCCGACGACGGGCAGACCGCGGATCGCGCTGCGCCCGCGCTCCAGCAGCCGCTCATAGGCGGGCTGCAGGCGCAGCGCGGCCAGGTGGTCGGCGAAACCGCCGATGGTGGGCGCGTAGCTGCGGCCGTTGTCGTTGACCACGATCACGACCGGGCGGTTGCCGGCCGCGATGTTGTTCAGCGCCTCCCAGCACATGCCGCCGGTCAGGGCGCCGTCACCGACCACGGCCACCACGTGACGGTTGCGGTGCCCGGTCAGTTCGAAGGCTTTGGCCAGTCCGTCGGCGTAGGACAGTGCTGCGCTGGCGTGGCTGGATTCGACCCAGTCGTGTTCGCTCTCGG from Mycolicibacter sp. MU0083 includes:
- the dxs gene encoding 1-deoxy-D-xylulose-5-phosphate synthase produces the protein MLEGIRGPADLQYLSQAQLTDLAVEIREFLIHKVAATGGHLGPNLGVVELTLALHRVFDSPHDPIIFDTGHQAYVHKMLTGRSPDFDTLRKKGGLSGYPSRAESEHDWVESSHASAALSYADGLAKAFELTGHRNRHVVAVVGDGALTGGMCWEALNNIAAGNRPVVIVVNDNGRSYAPTIGGFADHLAALRLQPAYERLLERGRSAIRGLPVVGELGYQVIHSVKAGVKDALAPQALFTDLGLKYLGPIDGHDEAAVESALRRARGFGGPVIVHVVTRKGKGYGPAENDEAEQMHACGVIDPVTGYATESSGRGWTSVFSDALIDYGTKRRDVVAITAAMPGPTGLAPFGQRFPDRMFDVGIAEQHAVTSAAGLAMGGLHPVVAVYSTFLNRAFDQLMMDVALHRLPVTLVLDRSGITGSDGASHNGMWDLSILGIVPGMRVAAPRDGARLREELGEALDVGDGPTALRFPKGEVGEDIPAIERRSGVDVLAVPAEGLSQDVLLVAVGAFASMALAVADRLRNQGIGVTVVDPRWVLPVPAVLAELADAHKLVVTCEDNGAAGGVGSAVSAALRHVEVDVPCRDVALPQRFYDHASRGELLAEIGLTAQDVARQITGWVAAMGSCNCVEEVSEQLD
- a CDS encoding PACE efflux transporter — its product is MSPAFRRIVYVVSYELVAVALTTWGLTLLGFGGGRSGALAVAASTVAMLWNYLWTTVFEAWEHRQHSPTRTVRRRIVHALGFEGGLVLLLLPLVSWLLKVSLLQAFGLEIGLLAFFLGYTFVFAWLFDTVWPPRGNAA